One window from the genome of Pseudomonadota bacterium encodes:
- a CDS encoding UPF0262 family protein, giving the protein MTIAQIALDDSLNIRLSPEIERERRTAIEDLLHGNDFHCETATAPYNVTLSLAGRAVKFTLKGTEDDAETDFSVALPPFRRLIKDYFIVCESYYKAARRSSHAHIEAIDMGRRALHDEAAALLKTKLAGYGVKTDLPTARRLFTLICVLHIRIIY; this is encoded by the coding sequence ATGACGATTGCGCAGATCGCTCTTGATGACAGCCTCAATATCCGGCTTTCCCCGGAAATTGAACGCGAGCGCCGCACCGCCATCGAAGATCTTCTGCACGGCAATGATTTCCATTGCGAAACGGCCACCGCCCCCTATAACGTTACATTATCTCTGGCCGGACGCGCCGTAAAATTCACGCTGAAAGGCACGGAAGATGACGCAGAGACGGATTTTTCCGTTGCGCTGCCGCCCTTCCGCCGGCTGATTAAAGACTATTTCATCGTCTGTGAAAGCTATTACAAAGCCGCGCGCCGTTCCAGCCACGCCCATATAGAAGCCATTGATATGGGACGCAGGGCTTTACACGACGAAGCGGCTGCGCTATTAAAGACAAAGCTTGCAGGATATGGTGTAAAAACGGATTTGCCAACGGCACGGCGTTTGTTTACACTGATCTGTGTTTTGCATATCCGCATTATCTATTAA
- the dnaJ gene encoding molecular chaperone DnaJ, with translation MAKKDLYDVLGVSKTATADELKKAYRKLAMQHHPDRNPGDDSAEQKFKEISEAYDILKDDQRRAAYDRMGHAAFEQGMGGHQGGGFGGGFQGGFQGNFSDIFEEMFGEFMNGNGGGRGGSAAQRGADISYEVSVSLEESFEGVERPIRVPTWQSCGTCSGAGAKKGSKPKVCETCGGIGRLRAQQGFFTMERTCHDCRGAGQVISDPCEDCGGQGRIRKEKTLEVNIPAGIEDGTRMRLGGEGEAGVRGGPPGDLYIFVSVKPHEFFQRDGANLYARVPASFTTLALGGKIEVPTIEGKRAEVTIPSGTQTGQQFRLKGKGMPVLRSPVRGDLYVEVMAETPVHLSKKQKELLEEFSHHDTEKNTPKVHKFFKKVKDLWEDLTE, from the coding sequence ATGGCAAAAAAAGACCTTTATGACGTGCTGGGCGTTTCAAAAACGGCGACAGCGGATGAGCTGAAAAAAGCCTACCGCAAGCTGGCGATGCAGCATCACCCCGACCGCAATCCCGGTGATGACAGCGCCGAGCAGAAATTCAAGGAAATCAGTGAAGCCTATGACATCCTGAAGGATGACCAGCGCCGTGCGGCTTATGACCGTATGGGCCATGCCGCTTTTGAACAAGGTATGGGCGGGCATCAGGGCGGCGGTTTCGGCGGCGGCTTTCAAGGCGGTTTTCAGGGAAATTTTTCCGATATATTCGAGGAGATGTTCGGCGAATTTATGAATGGCAATGGCGGCGGACGCGGCGGCAGTGCGGCACAGCGCGGCGCGGATATCAGCTATGAAGTTTCCGTCTCGCTGGAAGAATCCTTTGAAGGTGTTGAAAGGCCGATCCGCGTTCCGACATGGCAAAGCTGCGGCACTTGCAGCGGTGCGGGCGCGAAAAAAGGCTCGAAACCCAAAGTGTGCGAAACCTGCGGCGGTATTGGCCGTTTGCGGGCGCAGCAGGGATTTTTCACGATGGAACGCACCTGCCATGATTGCCGCGGCGCCGGGCAGGTGATTTCAGACCCGTGCGAGGATTGCGGCGGGCAGGGCAGAATCAGGAAAGAAAAAACGCTTGAGGTCAATATCCCTGCGGGGATCGAAGACGGTACGCGAATGCGGCTTGGCGGCGAAGGCGAAGCCGGTGTGCGCGGCGGGCCGCCGGGTGACCTTTATATCTTTGTTTCCGTGAAACCGCATGAATTTTTCCAGCGCGACGGTGCGAATTTATACGCGCGCGTTCCCGCCAGTTTTACAACGCTGGCGCTGGGCGGCAAAATCGAAGTGCCGACCATTGAAGGCAAACGGGCGGAGGTCACAATCCCGTCCGGCACGCAGACAGGGCAGCAATTCCGCCTGAAAGGCAAGGGCATGCCCGTGCTCCGCAGCCCCGTGCGCGGCGATCTGTATGTGGAGGTAATGGCGGAAACGCCCGTCCACCTCAGCAAAAAACAGAAAGAACTGCTGGAAGAATTCAGCCATCACGACACCGAGAAAAATACACCGAAAGTGCATAAATTTTTCAAAAAGGTGAAAGACCTTTGGGAAGATTTGACGGAGTAG
- the dnaK gene encoding molecular chaperone DnaK yields MSKVIGIDLGTTNSCVAIMDGDKPKVIENAEGARTTPSMVAFAEGGERLVGQPAKRQAVTNPENTLHAIKRLIGRRFDEAEVQDMAKKAPYKIIKGENGDAWVEAEGEKYAPSQISAFILQKMKETAEAFLGEKVEKAVITVPAYFNDSQRQATKDAGKIAGLEVLRIINEPTAAALAYGLDKKENGTIVVYDLGGGTFDVSVLEVGDGVFEVKATNGDTFLGGEDFDLRIIDYLADEFKKENGIDLREDKLALQRLKEAAEKAKIELSSTTQTEVNLPFITADSSGPKHLTVKLTRAKLEALVDDFVQRTLKPCKAALKDAGVKASEISAVILVGGMTRMPKIQEIVKDFFGQEPHKGVNPDEVVADGAAIQGGVLSGDVKDVLLLDVTPLSLGIETLGGVFTRLIDRNTTIPTKKSQVFSTAEDGQSAVTIRVFQGEREMAADNKILGQFDLVGIPAAPRGIPQIEVTFDIDANGIVQVSAKDKATGKEQQIRIQASGGLSDADIEKMVEEAEANAETDKKRRSVAESRNRAESLIHSTEKTISELGDKLDTNDKTAAETAIADLKEVLEGEDTDAITEKLEVLEQLAMKIGEQLYKAQEAEGGADAAAAAEESADENVVDAEFTEVEEEEAEDNGKGKKGKKSKSA; encoded by the coding sequence ATGAGCAAAGTCATTGGTATCGATCTCGGTACGACCAATTCCTGCGTCGCCATTATGGACGGCGATAAACCCAAAGTTATTGAGAATGCAGAAGGCGCGCGGACAACGCCGTCAATGGTTGCTTTTGCCGAAGGCGGCGAGCGCCTTGTCGGACAGCCCGCAAAACGTCAGGCTGTGACCAACCCCGAAAACACGCTGCATGCGATTAAACGCCTGATCGGCCGCCGCTTTGACGAGGCCGAAGTGCAGGATATGGCGAAAAAAGCGCCGTATAAAATCATTAAAGGCGAAAACGGCGATGCCTGGGTTGAGGCGGAAGGCGAAAAATACGCCCCCAGCCAGATCAGCGCCTTTATTCTGCAAAAAATGAAGGAAACGGCGGAAGCTTTCCTCGGCGAAAAAGTCGAGAAAGCCGTTATTACCGTTCCGGCCTATTTTAACGATAGTCAGCGTCAGGCAACGAAAGATGCCGGTAAAATCGCCGGTCTGGAAGTGCTGCGCATTATCAACGAGCCGACAGCGGCAGCGCTGGCTTACGGGCTTGATAAAAAAGAAAACGGTACAATTGTCGTTTATGACCTTGGTGGCGGTACGTTTGATGTCTCCGTCCTCGAAGTCGGTGACGGCGTCTTTGAAGTAAAAGCCACGAATGGTGATACCTTCCTTGGCGGTGAAGATTTTGACCTGCGTATCATCGACTATCTTGCCGATGAGTTCAAAAAGGAAAACGGTATCGATCTGCGCGAAGACAAGCTGGCACTGCAACGCCTGAAAGAGGCGGCGGAGAAAGCCAAGATCGAGCTGTCCTCGACAACGCAGACGGAAGTCAATTTGCCCTTTATCACGGCGGATTCCTCCGGCCCGAAACATTTGACGGTCAAGCTGACCCGCGCGAAACTGGAAGCGCTGGTGGATGATTTCGTTCAGCGTACTTTGAAACCGTGTAAGGCGGCTTTGAAAGATGCGGGCGTAAAAGCCTCGGAAATCAGCGCCGTTATTCTGGTCGGCGGTATGACGCGGATGCCGAAAATTCAGGAAATCGTCAAAGATTTCTTCGGTCAGGAGCCGCATAAAGGCGTGAACCCTGATGAAGTTGTCGCCGATGGTGCGGCTATTCAGGGCGGTGTCCTTTCCGGCGATGTTAAAGACGTGCTGCTGCTGGATGTGACGCCGTTGTCGCTGGGCATCGAAACGCTGGGTGGTGTTTTCACCCGCCTGATCGACCGCAATACGACGATCCCGACCAAAAAATCACAGGTCTTCTCGACCGCCGAAGACGGACAGAGCGCGGTGACCATCCGTGTCTTCCAGGGCGAGCGTGAAATGGCGGCGGATAACAAAATCCTCGGCCAGTTTGACCTTGTCGGTATTCCGGCGGCACCGCGCGGTATTCCGCAGATCGAAGTCACATTTGACATTGATGCAAACGGTATCGTGCAGGTTTCAGCAAAAGATAAGGCGACCGGCAAGGAACAGCAAATCCGTATTCAGGCCTCCGGCGGTTTGTCGGATGCCGATATCGAGAAAATGGTTGAAGAGGCGGAGGCAAATGCTGAAACCGATAAAAAACGCCGCAGCGTTGCCGAAAGCCGAAACCGTGCGGAAAGCCTGATCCACTCGACGGAGAAAACAATCTCCGAGCTGGGGGACAAGCTGGACACGAATGACAAAACCGCAGCGGAAACGGCGATTGCAGATCTGAAAGAGGTTCTGGAAGGCGAAGATACCGATGCCATCACGGAAAAGCTTGAAGTTCTGGAACAGCTGGCGATGAAAATCGGCGAGCAGCTTTACAAAGCGCAGGAAGCCGAAGGTGGTGCGGATGCCGCAGCCGCAGCGGAAGAGTCTGCTGATGAAAATGTTGTCGATGCCGAATTTACCGAGGTTGAGGAAGAAGAAGCCGAAGACAACGGTAAAGGCAAAAAAGGCAAAAAAAGTAAATCCGCATAA
- a CDS encoding 3-deoxy-7-phosphoheptulonate synthase class II translates to MSAKKWTPTSWKKHPAQQLPEYPDKSQLEETLRFLKNMPPLVFAGESRDLKDKLAKVAEGKAFLLQGGDCAESFAEFHPQNIRDTFRVLLQMSVILTYAGGLPVVKMGRMAGQFAKPRSSDVEVKDGLTLPAYRGDIVNALEFSADGRSPDPNRILQAYNQATATLNLLRSFARGGYADLHRVKKWILDFAADSPEGERYMRVAREIEHALAFLSAIGADTASAAALRETDFFVSHEALLLPYEEALTRTDSTTGDWYDVSAHFLWIGDRTRQPDGAHVEFLRGVKNPIGIKCGPSLKPDELIKLIDTLNPKDEAGRITLISRFGAGEVEKYLPKLIRKVKREGRTVSWICDPMHGNTEKSSSGYKTRQFDNLMTEIKQFFDVHKAEKSWPGGIHLEMTGQDVTECTGGAIAISDEDLSQRYHTHCDPRLNARQAIEVAFQVAEKLRELRGNDEDWGQAAC, encoded by the coding sequence GTGAGCGCGAAAAAATGGACGCCGACAAGCTGGAAAAAACATCCGGCGCAGCAACTGCCGGAATATCCGGATAAAAGCCAATTGGAAGAAACCCTGCGTTTCCTGAAAAATATGCCGCCGCTGGTTTTCGCGGGGGAAAGCCGTGATTTAAAGGACAAACTGGCCAAAGTTGCCGAAGGAAAAGCCTTCCTGCTGCAAGGCGGCGACTGCGCCGAAAGCTTTGCCGAATTCCACCCGCAGAATATCCGCGACACCTTCCGCGTCTTGCTGCAAATGAGCGTTATTCTAACCTATGCCGGCGGCTTGCCGGTTGTGAAAATGGGACGTATGGCGGGACAGTTTGCCAAGCCGCGCTCCAGCGATGTCGAGGTCAAAGACGGATTAACCCTGCCTGCCTATCGCGGCGATATCGTCAATGCGCTGGAATTTTCCGCAGACGGACGCAGCCCCGACCCCAACCGTATTTTGCAGGCCTATAATCAGGCAACGGCAACACTGAACCTGCTGCGCAGTTTTGCCCGCGGCGGTTATGCCGATCTGCACCGCGTCAAAAAATGGATTCTGGATTTCGCCGCAGACAGTCCCGAAGGCGAACGCTATATGCGCGTGGCGCGGGAAATCGAACATGCGCTGGCCTTCCTGTCAGCCATCGGCGCGGATACTGCCAGTGCCGCCGCTTTGCGCGAAACCGATTTCTTTGTCTCGCATGAGGCATTGCTGCTGCCCTATGAAGAAGCACTGACCCGCACCGATTCCACAACAGGCGACTGGTATGACGTCTCCGCACATTTCCTGTGGATCGGTGACCGTACCCGCCAGCCGGACGGCGCGCATGTCGAATTTCTGCGCGGCGTGAAAAACCCGATCGGCATCAAATGCGGCCCGTCCCTGAAACCTGACGAGCTGATAAAACTGATTGATACGCTGAACCCGAAGGACGAAGCCGGACGCATTACGCTGATCTCGCGCTTCGGCGCGGGCGAGGTGGAAAAATATCTGCCGAAACTGATCCGCAAGGTCAAACGCGAAGGCCGCACCGTGTCATGGATTTGCGACCCGATGCACGGCAATACCGAGAAATCCTCCAGCGGTTACAAAACCCGCCAATTCGATAATCTGATGACGGAAATCAAACAATTCTTTGATGTCCATAAGGCGGAGAAATCATGGCCCGGCGGCATCCATCTGGAAATGACCGGACAGGATGTCACGGAATGCACAGGCGGTGCCATTGCCATCAGTGACGAGGATTTATCCCAGCGTTATCACACCCATTGCGACCCGCGTCTGAATGCGCGGCAGGCGATTGAAGTGGCCTTTCAGGTCGCGGAGAAACTGCGCGAATTGCGCGGCAATGACGAAGATTGGGGACAGGCCGCGTGTTAA
- the murA gene encoding UDP-N-acetylglucosamine 1-carboxyvinyltransferase — protein MDKLEIEGGYPLNGEITISGAKNAALPLMCAALLSADTLVLENVPELHDILSLIDLLENMGAKTTRTGTQLAIDAAPVNSTTAPYDLVRKMRASVLVLGPLLARFGTAKVSLPGGCAIGTRPVDLHIEGLRKMGAEIELKDGYIHARTPQGGLKGAEITFRTKSVGATENLLMAATLAKGRTVLHNAALEPEITDLADCLIAMGAKITGLGTETLEIEGVEALSGASHSVIPDRIETGTYAIAAAMTGGEVTLKHARLDHLEALVPMLETAGVSLKDDGKGNVTVTRKGNTLNAVDITTAPYPGFPTDLQAQAMAMLTIAEGAGTVKETIFENRFMHVPELARMGADIAVHGSSAVVRGVPRLKGAEVMATDLRASVSLILAALAADGTTVVNRIYHLDRGYEKLEQKLGACGAKLQRVAA, from the coding sequence ATGGACAAGCTGGAAATCGAAGGCGGCTATCCGCTGAATGGCGAGATTACGATCAGCGGCGCAAAAAACGCCGCCCTGCCTTTAATGTGCGCCGCCCTGCTCAGCGCCGATACGCTGGTGCTGGAAAATGTGCCGGAACTGCACGACATTCTGTCGCTGATTGATTTGCTGGAAAATATGGGCGCAAAAACCACCCGCACAGGCACACAGCTGGCCATTGATGCCGCCCCTGTTAACAGCACCACCGCCCCTTATGATCTTGTCCGCAAAATGCGCGCCAGCGTTCTGGTGCTGGGGCCGCTTCTGGCGCGTTTCGGCACGGCAAAGGTTTCCCTGCCCGGCGGCTGCGCCATCGGCACACGCCCTGTTGATCTGCATATCGAAGGTCTGCGTAAAATGGGCGCGGAAATCGAGCTGAAAGACGGTTATATCCATGCCCGCACACCGCAAGGCGGCTTAAAAGGCGCGGAAATTACCTTCCGTACCAAATCCGTCGGCGCAACGGAAAATCTGCTGATGGCGGCAACGCTGGCCAAAGGCCGCACCGTGCTGCACAATGCCGCGCTGGAACCTGAAATTACCGATCTTGCCGATTGCCTGATCGCCATGGGTGCAAAAATCACCGGACTGGGAACGGAAACACTTGAAATCGAAGGCGTCGAAGCGCTTTCCGGCGCAAGTCACAGCGTCATTCCCGACCGGATCGAAACAGGCACTTACGCCATTGCCGCCGCAATGACAGGCGGCGAAGTCACACTGAAACATGCGCGGCTTGACCATCTGGAAGCTCTGGTTCCGATGCTGGAAACGGCGGGCGTATCCTTAAAAGATGACGGCAAAGGCAATGTCACCGTCACCCGCAAGGGCAATACGCTCAATGCCGTTGATATTACAACCGCGCCTTATCCCGGTTTTCCGACCGATTTACAAGCGCAGGCGATGGCGATGCTGACCATTGCCGAAGGTGCGGGAACAGTCAAGGAAACCATTTTTGAAAACCGCTTTATGCATGTGCCGGAACTGGCGCGTATGGGGGCGGATATTGCCGTTCACGGTTCCTCCGCCGTCGTGCGCGGCGTGCCGCGTCTGAAAGGAGCGGAAGTCATGGCAACCGATCTCCGCGCCTCGGTTTCGCTGATTCTGGCGGCGCTGGCCGCTGACGGTACGACCGTCGTCAACCGCATCTATCATCTTGACCGCGGCTATGAGAAACTGGAACAGAAACTCGGCGCCTGCGGTGCAAAGCTTCAGCGCGTCGCCGCCTGA
- the infA gene encoding translation initiation factor IF-1, producing MSEKEDLMEFEGVVTELLPNAMFRVKLEDNTHEILAHTSGKMRKNRIRVLVGDRVTVEMTPYDLTKGRITFRHK from the coding sequence ATGTCCGAAAAAGAAGACTTGATGGAATTTGAAGGTGTTGTCACGGAACTTCTGCCCAATGCGATGTTCCGGGTCAAGCTGGAAGACAACACGCATGAAATCCTTGCCCATACATCAGGCAAGATGCGCAAAAACCGCATCCGCGTGCTGGTCGGCGACCGCGTCACCGTTGAAATGACCCCTTACGACCTGACCAAAGGCCGCATTACTTTCCGTCACAAATAA
- a CDS encoding PAS domain-containing protein — MPVLSAILDIIVPGRAKLKQLARENRRLEMFLRAIPWEYCGWNRIGTQAVSPGFARMIGATSIDTVMDVQKFLTPDDAAALDGLYAHLAEYGEPFQLETRLPEDGKGGGRTLRLIGKRGQLPGMASDEVFDVIWLQDITQDSEQMSDVSEVLKTTESREKKWRDVLNALPFPLWLRNPDLDIEWCNKTYTDVLGEASASIVAEQQELPTTIIGKKGNKGERGSRTLARRALAGHDIQTERRHLVVDGKRRFVEVSEVAGMTGYAYDITALEEMEAQLKHHIATHHGVLEQLRTATAVFDGDMRLQFYNTAYEQLWDLDGKWLNAKPKLSEILDRFRENRKLPEQADFKKYRQHWLKLFSSLLEPYEEMLYLPDGTALRMTVVPHPMGGLIITYEDVTSRLELETSYNTLVAVQKETLDNLNEGLAVFGGDGCLKLWNPKFGTLWGLPPESLEGAPHITKLAEQFAPHFAPETWEKDKETIIQNGLERGIKSGRLRLANGTILEYTVLPLPDGNILNSYFDVTDEAMVENALLEKNAALEETERMKLDFLANVSYQLRTPLNAITGFAEILDQEYFGTLNERQKEYTEGVISAAKRLADLIDDILDLSTIEAGYLELTPAEMSVYALVHDIEDLAMEWGRKHNIHITTKCPKNIGQITADERRLKQVLMKLVSNAIAFSPDGGRIEIAAKKYSKEGHIAITVSDTGTGIAKEDMENIFSPFEKAKYSKHRRSGAGLGLSIVKRIVDLHGGDVKIESELGKGTAVTLLLPLAAATEEEKEKPQKKPVKKAVKKPAKK; from the coding sequence ATGCCCGTCCTGTCCGCCATACTGGATATCATTGTCCCCGGCCGCGCCAAGCTGAAACAGCTTGCCCGTGAAAACCGGCGGCTGGAAATGTTCCTGCGCGCCATCCCGTGGGAATATTGCGGCTGGAACCGTATCGGCACACAGGCCGTTTCACCGGGATTCGCCCGCATGATCGGCGCGACAAGCATTGACACCGTGATGGATGTGCAGAAATTCCTGACACCCGATGATGCCGCCGCGCTGGACGGGCTTTACGCCCATCTTGCCGAATATGGCGAACCCTTCCAGCTGGAAACCCGCCTGCCGGAAGACGGCAAAGGCGGCGGTCGCACCTTGCGCCTGATCGGTAAACGCGGACAGCTCCCCGGCATGGCAAGTGACGAGGTTTTTGATGTGATCTGGCTGCAGGATATCACGCAGGATTCCGAGCAGATGTCCGATGTCTCCGAGGTTTTAAAGACCACCGAAAGCCGCGAGAAGAAATGGCGCGATGTCTTAAACGCGCTGCCTTTCCCGCTTTGGCTGCGCAACCCCGATCTTGACATCGAATGGTGCAATAAAACCTATACGGATGTGCTGGGCGAAGCCTCGGCCTCCATTGTCGCCGAACAGCAGGAGCTGCCGACAACCATTATCGGCAAAAAAGGCAATAAAGGCGAACGCGGCAGCCGCACACTGGCGCGCCGCGCCCTTGCCGGCCATGATATCCAGACGGAACGCCGCCATCTGGTTGTTGACGGCAAACGCCGTTTTGTCGAAGTCTCCGAAGTGGCGGGCATGACAGGCTATGCCTATGACATCACCGCGCTGGAGGAAATGGAGGCACAGTTAAAGCACCATATCGCCACCCATCACGGCGTGTTGGAACAGCTGCGCACCGCCACGGCGGTTTTTGACGGCGATATGCGGCTGCAATTTTACAATACCGCCTATGAACAGCTCTGGGATCTGGACGGCAAATGGCTGAATGCCAAACCGAAGCTCTCGGAAATTCTCGACCGTTTCAGGGAAAACCGCAAATTGCCCGAACAGGCGGATTTTAAAAAATATCGCCAGCACTGGCTGAAACTGTTTTCCTCGCTGCTGGAACCTTATGAGGAAATGCTGTATCTGCCCGACGGCACGGCACTGCGGATGACGGTTGTGCCGCATCCGATGGGCGGGCTGATCATCACCTATGAGGATGTCACCAGCAGGCTGGAGCTGGAAACCTCCTATAACACGCTGGTCGCGGTACAAAAAGAAACGCTGGATAATCTGAATGAAGGGCTGGCCGTTTTCGGCGGCGACGGCTGTCTGAAATTGTGGAATCCGAAATTCGGCACTCTCTGGGGTCTGCCGCCGGAATCGCTGGAAGGTGCGCCGCATATCACCAAACTGGCCGAACAATTCGCGCCGCATTTCGCGCCGGAAACATGGGAAAAGGACAAGGAAACCATTATCCAGAACGGGCTGGAGCGCGGCATCAAAAGCGGGCGGCTGCGGCTTGCCAATGGTACAATTCTGGAATACACCGTGCTGCCGCTGCCGGACGGCAATATTCTCAACAGCTATTTCGATGTGACGGATGAAGCGATGGTTGAAAACGCCTTGCTGGAGAAAAATGCCGCGCTGGAAGAAACCGAGCGCATGAAACTCGACTTCCTCGCCAATGTCTCCTATCAGCTGCGGACGCCGCTGAACGCCATCACCGGTTTTGCCGAAATTCTCGATCAGGAATATTTCGGCACATTGAATGAGCGGCAGAAAGAATATACCGAGGGCGTGATCTCCGCCGCCAAACGTCTGGCTGATTTGATTGACGACATTCTCGACCTGTCAACGATCGAAGCCGGTTATCTGGAACTGACCCCTGCGGAGATGAGCGTTTATGCGCTGGTGCATGACATCGAAGATCTGGCGATGGAATGGGGGCGCAAACACAATATTCACATCACCACCAAATGCCCGAAAAATATCGGCCAGATCACGGCGGATGAACGCCGCTTGAAACAGGTGCTGATGAAGCTGGTCAGTAATGCCATTGCCTTCAGCCCCGATGGCGGACGCATTGAAATTGCGGCAAAGAAATACAGCAAAGAAGGCCATATCGCCATTACCGTCAGCGATACCGGCACGGGCATTGCGAAAGAGGATATGGAGAATATCTTCTCCCCCTTTGAAAAGGCCAAATACAGCAAACACCGCCGCAGCGGCGCAGGACTCGGCCTCTCCATCGTCAAACGCATTGTCGATTTACATGGCGGCGACGTCAAAATTGAAAGCGAACTCGGCAAAGGCACCGCCGTCACCCTGCTGTTGCCGCTCGCCGCCGCAACGGAAGAAGAAAAAGAAAAGCCGCAAAAAAAGCCCGTCAAAAAAGCCGTAAAGAAACCCGCCAAAAAATAA
- the maf gene encoding septum formation protein Maf, with product MAQLILASASPRRLQLLEQVSLRPGSVIPADIDETPLKNELPAAYAKRIALGKAEKIAATEKTAYVLAADTVVACGRRILPKAEDEATAAKCLDLLSGKRHRVLGGIAVIAPDGKTSVKLVTTIVKFKNLSAAEKQAYLATGDWEGKAGGYAIQGPAAAFIPFISGSYTNVVGLSLPETCQMLHGLGYHAGE from the coding sequence ATGGCGCAACTGATTCTGGCCTCCGCTTCTCCAAGACGTTTACAACTTCTGGAACAGGTCTCTCTCCGGCCCGGCAGCGTTATACCTGCCGATATTGACGAAACCCCTTTAAAAAACGAACTGCCTGCCGCTTACGCAAAACGTATTGCGCTGGGTAAAGCGGAAAAAATCGCCGCGACGGAAAAGACCGCTTACGTCCTCGCCGCCGATACGGTTGTCGCCTGCGGGCGGCGCATTTTGCCGAAGGCCGAAGATGAAGCCACCGCCGCCAAATGCCTTGACCTGCTGTCCGGGAAACGTCACCGCGTCTTGGGCGGTATTGCTGTTATCGCTCCGGATGGAAAAACCAGTGTCAAACTTGTCACCACTATCGTAAAATTCAAGAACCTGTCCGCCGCGGAAAAACAAGCCTATCTTGCCACCGGTGACTGGGAGGGCAAGGCCGGCGGTTATGCCATTCAGGGACCCGCCGCCGCTTTTATTCCGTTTATCAGCGGTTCCTACACAAATGTCGTCGGGCTGTCACTGCCCGAAACCTGTCAAATGCTTCATGGATTAGGCTATCACGCCGGGGAGTAA